A region from the Brassica napus cultivar Da-Ae chromosome C8, Da-Ae, whole genome shotgun sequence genome encodes:
- the LOC106416150 gene encoding ras-related protein RABA1b-like, translating to MAGYKVEDDYDYLFKVVLIGDSGVGKSNLLSRFTKNEFNLESKSTIGVEFATRTLKVDDKVIKAQIWDTAGQERYRAITSAYYRGAVGALLVYDTTRRATFENVDRWLKELKNHTDPNIVVMLVGNKSDLRHLLAVPTEDGKSYAEQESLCFMETSALEATNVEDAFAEVLTQIYRITSKKQVEAGEDANGSVPKGEKIEVKNDVSALKKLGCCSN from the exons ATGGCAGGGTACAAAGTGGAAGACGACTACGATTACCTCTTCAAAGTTGTTCTTATAGGCGATTCCGGAGTAGGCAAATCCAATCTCCTCTCCAGATTCACCAAAAACGAGTTCAACCTCGAGTCTAAATCCACCATCGGAGTCGAGTTCGCCACTCGGACCTTGAAGGTTGATGATAAGGTCATCAAAGCTCAGATTTGGGACACTGCTGGTCAAGAGAG GTACCGTGCCATCACTAGTGCATACTACCGTGGAGCAGTTGGCGCACTCCTAGTATACGATACCACCCGCCGTGCAACATTTGAGAACGTAGACCGGTGGTTGAAAGAGCTCAAGAACCACACAGACCCAAACATTGTGGTGATGCTGGTTGGTAACAAATCTGACCTGCGCCATCTACTAGCTGTTCCGACAGAAGATGGTAAATCCTATGCTGAGCAGGAATCGCTGTGCTTCATGGAAACATCTGCCCTTGAAGCCACCAACGTGGAGGACGCGTTCGCAGAGGTTTTGACGCAGATTTACCGCATCACTAGCAAGAAGCAAGTCGAAGCTGGTGAAGATGCGAACGGGTCTGTCCCGAAAGGGGAGAAAATCGAAGTTAAGAACGATGTCTCTGCTCTGAAGAAACTCGGTTGCTGCTCAAATTGA
- the BNAC08G38120D gene encoding uncharacterized protein BNAC08G38120D: MIEEGPPAPKVLRMVYFVGAGFLCTFAINKWREMEKKSNLKEQEKNQQANGGGLLHQIPADSVQKAMK; encoded by the exons ATGATAGAGGAAGGTCCACCGGCTCCGAAGGTTCTCCGTATGGTCTACTTCGTCGGCGCCGGAT TTTTATGTACTTTCGCGATCAACAAATGGCGTGAGATggagaaaaaatcaaatctgAAAGAGCAGGAGAAGAATCAGCAAGCAAATGGAGGAGGTTTATTGCATCAAATTCCTGCAGATTCGGTTCAGAAAGCAAtgaaatga
- the LOC106416250 gene encoding ubiquitin-conjugating enzyme E2 36 isoform X2: MANSNLPRRIIKETQRLLSEPAPGISASPSEENMRYFNVMILGPTQSPYEGGVFKLELFLPEEYPMAAPKVRFLTKIYHPNIDKLGRICLDILKDKWSPALQIRTVLLSIQALLSAPNPDDPLSENIAKHWKSNEAEAVETAKEWTRLYASGA; the protein is encoded by the exons ATGGCGAATAGTAATCTACCGCGAAGAATCATCAAG GAAACTCAACGGCTGCTTAGTGAACCGG CTCCGGGGATAAGTGCGTCTCCGTCAGAGGAGAATATGCGATATTTCAATGTTATGATTCTTGGTCCTACCCAGTCTCCTTATGAAG GAGGAGTTTTCAAGTTGGAGCTCTTTTTGCCTGAAGAGTATCCTATGGCAGCTCCCAAA GTTAGGTTTCTCACCAAGATTTACCATCCTAACATTGACAAG cTTGGAAGAATTTGCCTTGACATATTGAAAGACAAGTGGAGTCCTGCGCTACAAATAAGAACTGTGCTCTTGAG TATTCAAGCTCTTCTAAGTGCACCAAACCCAGATGATCCACTCTCTGAGAACATAGCTAAGCATTGGAAGAGTAATGAAGCTGAAGCTGTGGAGACAG CTAAGGAGTGGACTCGTCTGTATGCAAGTGGCGCTTGA
- the LOC106414960 gene encoding putative F-box/FBD/LRR-repeat protein At1g16940 codes for MTLKKKPVGVDRIIEKEEDMISQLPDCLLCEILLNLPTKDMIKASLLCRRWRDLWQSVLGLDLEFNSSTDFDKYGFFNRFIDVKRDVCLQRIKLRYARYKDNTYNETTIDTAIKQKIQHLDVGYVDPKRRKDVRLTLIKIPPTIYTSCERLVSLKLYRATLPTPPQSVSLPCLKFMDLKQIWFVDSLLMDMLISVCPALETLTVDLLYGVKVSSPSLLNRHYIERIIMNDLISIVKLYFVGLITSVENYLHLLTVISRVREITISSDILTVHRKFSKSESLPQFHKLSFLSVKAINNFGFWEHLLVFLEKCPNLKSLVMDFKSYHYGLNFFDVPQCVLSSLEFVEVRAKDMADMKKIGSYFMANSTALKKFTLRLDQIEEEHYVILNELFALPRQSMECEVVVRCRAFGTCKPFSLFTCANGFS; via the exons ATGACGTTAAAGAAGAAACCTGTTGGTGTTGATAGAATCatcgaaaaagaagaagatatgatcAGCCAGTTACCAGATTGTTTGCTTTGTGAGATACTTCTCAATCTTCCCACGAAGGATATGATCAAGGCTAGCCTGTTATGTCGCAGATGGAGAGATCTTTGGCAATCTGTTCTTGGATTGGATTTGGAGTTTAATAGCTCCACAGATTTTGATAAATACGGTTTCTTCAACAGATTTATAGATGTGAAGAGGGACGTGTGCTTACAAAGAATTAAGCTACGGTATGCTAGATACAAGGACAATACTTATAACGAGACAACAATAGACACTGCTATTAAGCAGAAAATTCAACATTTAGATGTTGGTTATGTTGacccaaaaagaagaaaagatgtTCGTTTAACGTTAATTAAGATACCTCCAACCATTTATACATCGTGTGAGAGGTTGGTCTCTTTGAAACTCTATCGTGCAACCTTGCCTACACCTCCGCAGTCAGTTTCTTTGCCTTGTCTCAAGTTCATGGATCTCAAACAAATCTGGTTTGTTGACAGTTTGTTAATGGATATGCTGATCTCTGTCTGTCCAGCTTTAGAAACCCTAACTGTGGATTTATTGTATGGAGTCAAAGTCTCATCTCCGTCTCTTTTGAACCGTCACTATATTGAAAGAATCATTATGAATGATTTGATCTCCATTGTTAAGTTGtattttgttggtttgattACTTCCGTTGAAAACTATCTTCATTTGCTTACAGTGATCTCTCGTGTAAGAGAGATAACCATCTCTTCTGACATTCTCACG GTCCATCGTAAGTTCTCCAAATCGGAATCATTACCCCAGTTTCATAAACTTTCTTTCTTGAGCGTCAAGGCTATCAATAACTTTGGATTCTGGGAACATTTGCTAGTCTTTCTTGAGAAGTGTCCAAATCTAAAATCCCTTGTCATG GACTTTAAAAGTTATCATTATGGATTAAATTTTTTCGATGTGCCTCAGTGTGTCTTATCATCGCTTGAGTTTGTTGAGGTAAGAGCAAAGGACATGGCAGATATGAAGAAAATAGGGAGTTATTTTATGGCTAATTCAACAGCACTCAAGAAATTCACACTCCGTTTAGATCAGATAGAAGAAGAACATTATGTGATCCTCAACGAGCTCTTTGCATTGCCAAGACAATCTATGGAGTGTGAAGTTGTTGTTCGCTGTAGAGCTTTTGGAACATGCAAGCCCTTTTCTTTGTTTACTTGTGCTAACGGTTTCTCCTGA
- the LOC106416250 gene encoding ubiquitin-conjugating enzyme E2 36 isoform X1: MANSNLPRRIIKETQRLLSEPGKLSSLRYIPVDFDIAAIMKLNLGILVVCVGAAPGISASPSEENMRYFNVMILGPTQSPYEGGVFKLELFLPEEYPMAAPKVRFLTKIYHPNIDKLGRICLDILKDKWSPALQIRTVLLSIQALLSAPNPDDPLSENIAKHWKSNEAEAVETAKEWTRLYASGA, encoded by the exons ATGGCGAATAGTAATCTACCGCGAAGAATCATCAAG GAAACTCAACGGCTGCTTAGTGAACCGGGTAAGCTCTCATCGCTTCGTTATATCCCTGTTGATTTTGATATAGCTGCTATtatgaaattgaatttaggaATATTGGTTGTGTGTGTTGGTGCAGCTCCGGGGATAAGTGCGTCTCCGTCAGAGGAGAATATGCGATATTTCAATGTTATGATTCTTGGTCCTACCCAGTCTCCTTATGAAG GAGGAGTTTTCAAGTTGGAGCTCTTTTTGCCTGAAGAGTATCCTATGGCAGCTCCCAAA GTTAGGTTTCTCACCAAGATTTACCATCCTAACATTGACAAG cTTGGAAGAATTTGCCTTGACATATTGAAAGACAAGTGGAGTCCTGCGCTACAAATAAGAACTGTGCTCTTGAG TATTCAAGCTCTTCTAAGTGCACCAAACCCAGATGATCCACTCTCTGAGAACATAGCTAAGCATTGGAAGAGTAATGAAGCTGAAGCTGTGGAGACAG CTAAGGAGTGGACTCGTCTGTATGCAAGTGGCGCTTGA
- the BNAC08G38090D gene encoding precursor of CEP13 produces the protein MARVRISISIIYLLLFIVGFVSQSCEARKVLMPYGASKGLFLSALPKGNVPPSAPSDKGHTSPPEDYSDHHTIPEISPEIYRRLGSVPSPGVGN, from the coding sequence ATGGCTCGTGTAAGGATCTCCATTTCGATTATTTACTTATTGCTTTTTATTGTAGGTTTTGTCTCGCAATCTTGTGAAGCTAGAAAGGTTCTGATGCCTTACGGtgcaagcaagggattgtttCTTAGTGCCCTGCCAAAGGGCAATGTTCCACCTTCGGCTCCAAGCGACAAGGGCCACACTTCTCCGCCAGAGGATTATTCCGACCATCATACGATTCCAGAAATCTCGCCGGAGATTTACCGTCGACTAGGATCGGTCCCCAGCCCTGGCGTTGGTAATTAG